A part of Sulfurifustis variabilis genomic DNA contains:
- the ftsZ gene encoding cell division protein FtsZ: MFELMDTYGQQAVIKVIGVGGGGGNAIDHMVSANIDGVEFISANTDAQALKRSQAKTILQLGTNLTKGLGCGADPGVGRQAAVEDRERLAEVLAGADMVFITAGMGGGTGTGAAPVVAQVAKDMGILTVAVVTKPFPFEGKKRMAVADQGIRELGEYVDSIITIPNEKLLSVLGKGSTLLDAFGRANQVLQNAVQGIAELITRPGLINVDFADVRTVMSEMGMAMMGAATARGEGRAQEAAIAAISSPLLEDINISGARGLLVNITAGLTMSIGEFEEVGNTIKEFASEDATVVIGTVIEPDMTDELRVTVVATGLGQERRKQPQPYKVVKTGTGTTDYESLDTPTVIRHRRVDRSTAEATREGALEYLDIPAFLRKQAD, encoded by the coding sequence ATGTTTGAACTGATGGATACGTACGGCCAGCAGGCCGTCATCAAGGTGATAGGCGTGGGCGGCGGAGGCGGCAACGCCATCGACCATATGGTCAGCGCGAACATCGACGGGGTCGAGTTCATCAGCGCGAATACCGACGCCCAGGCACTCAAGCGTTCACAGGCGAAGACCATCCTGCAGCTCGGCACCAATCTCACCAAGGGGCTCGGCTGCGGGGCCGACCCGGGTGTCGGCCGCCAGGCCGCGGTCGAGGACCGGGAGCGCCTGGCGGAGGTGCTGGCCGGGGCGGACATGGTGTTCATCACCGCGGGCATGGGGGGCGGCACCGGCACGGGCGCCGCGCCCGTCGTCGCGCAGGTGGCAAAGGACATGGGTATCCTGACCGTCGCCGTCGTGACGAAGCCGTTCCCATTCGAAGGCAAGAAGCGCATGGCGGTCGCGGATCAGGGTATCCGCGAGTTGGGGGAGTACGTGGACTCCATCATTACTATTCCGAACGAGAAGCTGCTCTCCGTCCTCGGCAAGGGTTCGACCCTGCTCGACGCCTTCGGGCGGGCGAACCAGGTACTGCAAAACGCGGTACAGGGCATCGCCGAGCTCATCACCCGCCCCGGACTTATTAATGTGGACTTCGCCGATGTGCGTACCGTGATGTCGGAGATGGGAATGGCGATGATGGGTGCGGCCACCGCGAGGGGGGAGGGACGCGCGCAGGAGGCGGCGATCGCCGCGATCTCGAGCCCGCTCCTCGAGGACATCAACATCTCGGGAGCCCGCGGGCTGCTGGTGAACATCACGGCCGGGCTCACCATGTCGATCGGCGAGTTCGAAGAAGTCGGCAATACGATCAAGGAGTTCGCATCGGAAGACGCCACCGTGGTGATCGGCACGGTAATCGAGCCGGATATGACGGACGAACTGCGGGTCACGGTCGTGGCGACCGGCTTGGGCCAGGAACGCAGGAAGCAGCCACAGCCTTATAAGGTGGTAAAAACCGGAACGGGAACAACGGATTACGAGTCTCTCGATACGCCCACGGTAATCCGCCACAGGCGGGTCGATCGATCGACGGCCGAAGCCACCCGGGAGGGAGCACTCGAGTACCTGGATATTCCCGCGTTCCTGAGGAAGCAGGCGGACTAG
- the lpxC gene encoding UDP-3-O-acyl-N-acetylglucosamine deacetylase, whose amino-acid sequence MIKQRTLKNVIRATGVGLHTGEKVYLTLRPAPVETGIVFRRVDLKEPVEIRACPENVSDTRLSTTLESNGVRVSTVEHLMSAFAGMGIDNAYVELTAPEVPIMDGSAGPFVFLIQSAGIAEQTTPKRFIRIKRRIVIEDDDKWAAFEPFEGFKVSFAIDFDHPMFRDATQRATVDFSTTSFVKEVSRARTFGFMADLESLRSAGLARGGGVDNAIVLDDFRILNDDGLRYEDEFVKHKVLDAIGDLYLLGHPLIGAFSAYKSGHSLNNRLLRRLITQQDAWEILTYDENEEAPISFIRTVPAA is encoded by the coding sequence ATGATTAAGCAACGCACACTGAAGAATGTCATTCGGGCCACCGGAGTGGGATTGCATACGGGCGAGAAGGTTTACCTCACGCTGCGCCCGGCACCGGTCGAAACCGGCATCGTCTTCCGCCGCGTCGATCTCAAGGAACCCGTCGAGATCCGGGCGTGCCCCGAGAACGTCTCCGACACACGCCTCTCGACCACGCTCGAAAGCAACGGCGTGCGCGTTTCCACCGTGGAACACCTGATGTCCGCCTTCGCGGGAATGGGCATCGACAACGCTTACGTCGAGCTTACCGCTCCGGAAGTGCCGATCATGGACGGGAGCGCCGGTCCTTTCGTGTTCCTGATCCAGTCCGCCGGCATTGCAGAACAAACGACGCCGAAGCGCTTCATTCGGATCAAACGGCGCATCGTGATCGAAGACGACGACAAGTGGGCGGCATTCGAACCGTTCGAGGGATTCAAGGTTTCCTTCGCGATCGACTTCGATCATCCGATGTTCCGCGATGCGACGCAGCGGGCGACCGTCGATTTCTCCACGACTTCGTTTGTCAAGGAAGTGAGCCGGGCGCGCACCTTCGGCTTCATGGCCGATCTCGAGTCCCTGCGCTCCGCGGGGCTCGCGCGCGGAGGCGGCGTCGACAACGCCATCGTGCTGGACGACTTCCGGATCCTGAACGACGACGGTTTGCGTTACGAGGACGAGTTCGTCAAGCACAAGGTGCTCGACGCGATCGGCGATCTGTACCTGCTCGGCCATCCGCTGATCGGGGCCTTCAGCGCGTACAAGTCCGGCCACTCGCTGAACAATCGCCTGCTGCGCCGGCTCATCACGCAGCAGGACGCGTGGGAAATTCTGACGTACGACGAAAACGAAGAGGCGCCGATCTCGTTCATCCGAACGGTTCCGGCAGCCTGA
- a CDS encoding M23 family metallopeptidase: MQIILVPGRPGSGKNSCLSHRHLLVILLIGGLFLPLFFGVLTFRIHALLERHSGEQSLVSAYGEELARQATALEAAKLEASTHLNALALKLGQLQAQVLRLNALGGRLTNMAGLDRREFNFETEVAQGGPEQTGMPGGLDVLASLDRLSLEITASKAKLQALETLLLDRRLTDAVTPAGWPADGGFVSSHFGTRADPFTGRLAYHEGVDIAAKLGSPIRAMADGVVSYAGEKSNYGRVVEVTHASGLVTRYAHLLSLLVKVGDKVGRGDALALVGSSGRSTGPHVHVEVLKDGRAVNPAGYLRAAR; encoded by the coding sequence ATGCAGATCATCCTCGTCCCGGGCCGTCCGGGCAGCGGCAAGAATTCCTGCCTCTCCCACCGCCACCTCCTGGTGATCCTTCTCATCGGGGGGCTGTTCCTGCCGCTTTTTTTCGGCGTGCTCACCTTCAGGATCCACGCGCTCCTCGAGCGCCATTCGGGCGAACAGAGCCTGGTGTCGGCCTACGGCGAAGAGCTCGCGCGCCAGGCGACCGCGCTCGAGGCGGCCAAGCTCGAGGCCTCCACCCACCTGAACGCGCTGGCCCTGAAGCTCGGGCAGCTCCAGGCTCAGGTGCTGCGCCTCAATGCCCTCGGGGGCCGGCTCACCAACATGGCCGGGCTCGACCGTCGGGAATTCAATTTCGAGACCGAGGTCGCCCAAGGCGGCCCGGAGCAGACCGGCATGCCCGGCGGGCTCGACGTGCTCGCGAGCCTCGATCGGCTCTCCCTCGAGATCACCGCCTCCAAGGCCAAGCTCCAGGCCCTCGAGACGCTGCTGCTCGACCGGCGGCTCACCGATGCCGTGACCCCGGCCGGCTGGCCCGCCGACGGGGGGTTCGTGTCCTCGCACTTCGGCACCCGCGCCGATCCCTTCACCGGGCGGCTCGCCTACCACGAGGGGGTGGACATCGCCGCCAAGCTCGGTTCCCCCATCCGCGCCATGGCCGACGGGGTCGTGTCCTACGCCGGGGAGAAGTCGAACTACGGGCGGGTCGTCGAGGTCACCCACGCAAGCGGGCTCGTCACGCGCTACGCCCACCTGCTCTCGCTCCTCGTCAAGGTGGGCGACAAGGTCGGTCGCGGCGACGCCCTCGCCCTCGTCGGCTCCTCCGGGCGCTCCACCGGCCCGCACGTGCACGTCGAGGTGCTGAAGGACGGGCGGGCGGTGAATCCGGCGGGGTATTTGCGCGCCGCGCGTTGA